The genomic segment TCGCCGCGAGGATCTCGGCGGCCGCGTCGGGCGCCGCGAGGCACTGGGCGAGGAAGTCGCCCTCGGCGCGCGCGATAGGGCTCGCGGTGATCGGCCGCGGCAGCGCGCCGGCCCCGCCGTCGTCGTGGCCGTTGCGCCCGCCCTCCGAGCGCCCCGGGCCGCCGCGCCACGGACCCGCCGCGGCCCCGCGCGACGGACCGGCCCCGGCCGCCGGCCCGGCAGCGGCAGCGGCAGCCACGACGACACGAGCGACGGCGAGAGGTCGAGCTGGTCGGCGACGTGGGCCAGCAGCTCCTCGCGCAGCGCGCTGGGCGGCAGCGTCGCGAAGACCGGCTTGAGCGCCTCCACGACGCGGTCCTTGCCCTCCGCGTTGGCCAGGTCGCCCTGCTCGAGCTCGCGCTCGATGCGGAAGCGCACGAACGGCACGGAGGCCTCGACGAGCTGCGCGGCGGCCTCGGCGCCCTGCTGCTGGACGAGGTCGGCCGGGTCCAGGCCCTTGGGCAGCGGCACGACGCGCAGCTCGAGCTGGCGGGTGACCGCCAGCCGGGCCGCGCGGATCATCGCCTCCTGCCCGGCGCTGTCGGCGTCGAGGGCCAGCAGGACCGTCTTGCCCAGCTTGGCCAGCTCGCCGACCTGCTTCTCGGTCAGGGCGGTGCCCATGATCCCGACGGTGTTGCGGATCCCGGCCTGGTGGAAGGCCAGCACGTCGGTATAGCCCTCGCAGGCCACGACGCGGTCGGCGCGCGTCGCGGGCACGCGGGCCAGGTGGGCGGCGAAGACGTGGTCGCCCTTGTGGAAGACCTCGCCGTCGGCCGAGTTGAGGTACTTGGGTTGCTGGCCGGCGCCCAGCGCACGCGCGCCGAAGCCGAGCACCCGGCCGCGCGGGTCGCACAGCGGGAACATGATCCGCCGGCGGAACCGGTCGTAGATGCGGCCCTCCCCCTTGGCCCGCACGGCCAGCCCGGCCTCGTAGAGCTCACGGTTGGAGAAGCCCTGCCGGCGGCCCGCCATGAGCAGCTTGTCCCAGGCGCTCGGCGCGTAGCCCACGCGGAACTCGCGCAGCGTGTCCTCGTTCAGGCCGCGGTCGCGCAGGTAGGCCCGCGCGGGCTCGGCCTCGGCCGAGTCCCAGAGCCAGCGCACGTAGAACGCGGCGGCCCGCTCGAGCAGCTCGAGCAGGCGGTCGCGATGGCGTCGGCGCTCGGCGGCCTGAGGGTCCTCGTCGGCGACCTCGAGCTCGACCCCGAAGCGCGCGGCCAGGCTCTCGAGCGAGCCGGGGAAGTCCAGGCCCTCGGTGGCCATGACGAAGTCGAAGGCCGAGCCGCCCACCCCGCAGCCGAAGCAGTGGTAGAGCTTGCGCTCGGCGTCGACGCTGAACGAGGCGGTCCGCTCGTCATGGAACGGGCAGCGGCCCATGTAGCGGCCGGTGCCGGCGCGGCGCAGCTCGGTGCGGGTCTGGACGAGGTCGACCATGTCGACCGCGTCGAGGACCTTCTCCTTGCTGTCATCGGCGTAGCGCGGCACCCGGCTGGAGCATAGGCTCCCGCCCGCCCGCGCTCAGGCCTCCCGGCCGGTCAGCGCCTCGAGGTCGGGGGCCAGCGCCTGCAGGCGCCCGGCGTCGGCCAGACGAGCGTCGACGCCCCCGGTCGCCGCGGCGTGCCCGAGCCCTCCTCGACGACCTCCGCGCCGCGAAGGGCGGCCACGACGGCCTCGCGGGTGGCGGCGTCGATGTCCTTGAGCATGCGACCGGAGCGACTCGCGCGCGGTGCCGGCGGCCTCGTGGGCCTCGTCGCGATGCGCTGCGCCAGGTCGCGGGCGGCGCGCACCGCGCCGGTGGCCGACCCCATGGCCGCCGACTGCTGGGCGGCGGCCTGGGTGGTGCGGGCGAGCGTCTCACGGATCTCGTCGGCGCTGTCGGCGACCGTCCGGCGCTCCGGCGAACCCCGCCGCTCAGCCGACGACGATGGAGCACACCGACAGCAGGAACGGGCGCCACCGGCCGTGGCGGCCGATGATCGGCAGCACGACGAAGACGTGGAAGTGGGGCGGCGATCTGCCCGCCGGCGACGCGCACGGCCGTCGCCGAGCAGGTCACCGGCGCCATGGCCGGACACCGCGCGCTACAGCGCGAAGGCCTCCGGGACCGTGAGCGCCTCGAAGATCCGGATGCAGTAGCGGTCGGTCATCCCGGCCAGGTAGTCCGTGACGCGCTGGGCCAGGTCGGCGCCCGGCGCCCCCCCGCCGTCGGGCAGGCGCTCGGGATCGCCGGTGAAGTGGTCGAAGAGCGTGCGCAGGACGTGCTCGATCTTGGCGTGCTCCCGGCGCGCGGCGGCCCCGAGGTAGACGTGGTCGAACATGAACGTCCGCAGCTCGTCCATCGCGCGCCCGGCCCGCTCGCCCTGGACGATGGCGCCCGCGCGCGCCGAGTGCTCGACGAGGTCGTGCACGAGCGCGTCGATGCGGTGCGAGCCGACGTCGCCGAGCACGGCGATGGGCTCGGCGGGCAGGTCCTCCTCGCGCAGGATGCCGGCGCGAACCGCGTCGTCGATGTCATGGTTGAGGTAGGCGACGCGGTCGACGATCCGGACGATCGCGCCCTCCAGCGTGCGCGGGACCGGCGCCCGCGAGGAGTGCCCGAGGATGCCGTCGCGCACGTCGTCGTCGAGGTTGAGGCCCTGCCCGTCGTTCTCGAGCACGTCGACGACGCGCAGCGAGTGCTCGAAGTGGCGGAACGGCCGGCCGAAGCGCTCCTGCACGCAGGCGTCCAGGACGCTCTCGCCGATGTGGCCGAACGGCGGATGGCCGAGATCGTGGCCCAGGCCGATGGCCTCCGTGAGGTCCTCGTTGAGCGCCAGCGCCCGGGCGACGGTCCGCGAGACCTGCGTGACCTCCAGCGTGTGGGTCAGCCGCGTGCGGTAGTGGTCGCCCTCGGGCGCCACGAACACCTGGGTCTTGTGCTTGAGCCGGCGGAAGGCCTTGCTGTGGACGATGCGGT from the Baekduia soli genome contains:
- a CDS encoding deoxyguanosinetriphosphate triphosphohydrolase, yielding MDVVTAPGPVAEAFAARQQAWEEQHLSPLAARSYPARRREPEPDCGLRTPLQRDRDRIVHSKAFRRLKHKTQVFVAPEGDHYRTRLTHTLEVTQVSRTVARALALNEDLTEAIGLGHDLGHPPFGHIGESVLDACVQERFGRPFRHFEHSLRVVDVLENDGQGLNLDDDVRDGILGHSSRAPVPRTLEGAIVRIVDRVAYLNHDIDDAVRAGILREEDLPAEPIAVLGDVGSHRIDALVHDLVEHSARAGAIVQGERAGRAMDELRTFMFDHVYLGAAARREHAKIEHVLRTLFDHFTGDPERLPDGGGAPGADLAQRVTDYLAGMTDRYCIRIFEALTVPEAFAL
- the dnaG gene encoding DNA primase produces the protein MPRYADDSKEKVLDAVDMVDLVQTRTELRRAGTGRYMGRCPFHDERTASFSVDAERKLYHCFGCGVGGSAFDFVMATEGLDFPGSLESLAARFGVELEVADEDPQAAERRRHRDRLLELLERAAAFYVRWLWDSAEAEPARAYLRDRGLNEDTLREFRVGYAPSAWDKLLMAGRRQGFSNRELYEAGLAVRAKGEGRIYDRFRRRIMFPLCDPRGRVLGFGARALGAGQQPKYLNSADGEVFHKGDHVFAAHLARVPATRADRVVACEGYTDVLAFHQAGIRNTVGIMGTALTEKQVGELAKLGKTVLLALDADSAGQEAMIRAARLAVTRQLELRVVPLPKGLDPADLVQQQGAEAAAQLVEASVPFVRFRIERELEQGDLANAEGKDRVVEALKPVFATLPPSALREELLAHVADQLDLSPSLVSSWLPLPLPGRRPGPVRRAGPRRVRGAAARGARRAGATATTTAGPARCRGRSPRALSRAPRATSSPSASRRPTRPPRSSRRSTTRRSAATRCAASPPTSRPTCARRRRACRPMTRCSSGRSRASWPRRRRCRPRARRCRASWPTCSSCARTPRSARRSRPASAG